In a single window of the Peromyscus eremicus unplaced genomic scaffold, PerEre_H2_v1 PerEre#2#unplaced_3761, whole genome shotgun sequence genome:
- the Oxa1l gene encoding mitochondrial inner membrane protein OXA1L, giving the protein MAMSLMCGRRQLLRLLRPQRSFHSVAGSLKPLATELLVAARLGSGRPHYALLALSPRCISTSATFFAEAQVQAPPVVPATPTPPAVPEVASGGAADVVQCAAEQSFTELGLGSHTPVGFIQNLLEFMHVDLGLPWWGAIAICTVLARSLVFPLIVKGQREAAKIHNHMPVIQKFSTKIREAKLAGDHAEFYRATLEMTHYQKKHDIKLSRPLILPLTQAPIFISFFIALREMANLPVPSLQTGGLWWFRDLTVSDPIYILPLVVTVTMWSVLELGAETGVQSADLQFMRTVFRVMPLMLLPVTIHFPSAVCMYWLSSNMFSLCQVACLRIPAVRTVLKIPQRVTHDTDTLPPREGFLKSFRKGWKNAEIAHQLQEREHRMQKHLDLAARGPLRQTFTHNPLLQHDPSHPPNTPNSSKPKSKPWHDTLG; this is encoded by the exons ATGGCGATGAGTTTAATGTGCGGCCGCCGGCAGCTTCTGCGCCTCCTACGGCCTCAGCGTTCG TTCCACAGCGTCGCAGGGTCCCTGAAACCGCTGGCCACCGAGCTCCTCGTCGCAGCCCGCCTGGGTAGTGGGCGGCCACACTACGCTCTGCTCGCCTTAAGTCCTCGCTGCATCAGTACTTCCGCTACCTTCTTTGCAGAAGCCCAG GTCCAGGCACCTCCTGTTGTTCCCGCCACCCCGACCCCTCCCGCAGTACCCGAGGTGGCTTCTGGAGGAGCCGCAGATGTCGTGCAGTGTGCTGCAGAACAGAGCTTCACTGAACTGGGGCTTGGGTCTCACACCCCAGTGGGATTCATCCAGAACTTGTTGGAATTTATGCATGTTGACCTGGGCCTACCTTGGTGGGGGGCCATTGCCATAT GTACGGTCCTCGCCCGCAGCCTCGTCTTTCCTCTGATCGTGAAGGGCCAGCGAGAAGCGGCCAAGATCCACAACCACATGCCAGTGATACAGAAgttttccactaaaatcagagaGGCCAAGTTGGCAGGAGACCATGCTGAGT TTTACAGGGCCACCTTAGAGATGACACACTATCAGAAAAAGCATGATATTAAACTCTCCAGGCCGCTCATTCTACCTCTCACTCAG GCTCCCATCTTCATCTCCTTCTTCATTGCCTTGAGAGAGATGGCCAATCTGCCTGTGCCCAGCCTACAGACGGGGGGGCTCTGGTGGTTCCGAGATCTCACGGTATCTGATCCCATCTACATCTTACCACTGGTAGTCACTGTCACAATGTGGAGTGTCCTTGAG CTCGGTGCTGAGACAGGCGTGCAGAGCGCTGACCTCCAGTTCATGAGGACTGTTTTCAGAGTGATGCCCCTGATGCTCTTGCCCGTGACCATCCACTTCCCCTCG GCAGTGTGCATGTACTGGCTCTCCTCCAACATGTTCTCCCTGTGCCAAGTGGCCTGCCTCCGGATTCCAGCTGTGCGCACAGTGCTTAAAATCCCCCAGCGTGTCACACATGACACTGACACACTGCCTCCTCGGGAAGGCTTCCTGAAGAGCTTCAGAAAAG GCTGGAAGAATGCTGAAATTGCGCATCAGCTCCAAGAGCGTGAGCATCGAATGCAGAAGCACTTGGACCTAGCTGCCAGAG GGCCCTTACGACAGACTTTTACCCACAACCCTCTGCTACAGCATGATCCAAGTCACCCTCCCAACACCCCCAACAGCAGCAAGCCGAAGTCAAAGCCTTGGCATGACACACTTGGCTGA